AAAGAATTGAATATGAAATCAAAAAATAACTTTTGAGCAAAATTAGCTATCAAGTTTTCTTGATTAACTACTTTTAGTGCTCAAAAGCAAGCTAATAGAAAAGAAGAAGCTCTAGCTGAATCAGTAGTTGAAAAGCATACTCCTGCTTACAAACCATTGATTTTGTTAGTGCCAACTTTACTTGTTATTACAGCATTTACATTAGTTCCTTTTATAATAAACATTATTCAATCATTTACTGTACAAAATGCTAAAAATGGCGTTTTACATAATTTTGAATCTCTATTTAAGGAACCAAAATTTGCTGTAGGGGTTAGAAACTCAATTTTATATGCTATTGTTGTTCTACCTTTTGTTATGATGGTATCTTTATTAATATCTTCATGTATCGCAAACGTTTATCGTAAGTGAGCAAGAGGTTTTTGACAAACAATATTCTTCTTACCTTATATAACAAATATTGTTGCTGTGTCTTTATCATTTATTCAATTTTTTGAAAATAATGGTTTATTCAACACAATTTTCAATTTAGGAGAAATTCCTTGATTAAATGATAAATCACCAAAAGCAATTATTTCTTTCTATCCATTCCTTGCAATGGTTGTTCAAGGTATTTGATCAGGGCTAGCATTTAATGTTTTAATTTTTACAACAGCAATGCTTTCAGTTGACAAAAACCTCTATAAATCAGCCTCAATCGACGGAATTGGACCAGTTAAACAATTCTTTACAATTACCTTGCCTTCTATTAAATCAACTACTACTTTCTTAGTAACAATGGGAATTATAAACGGAATAAAAGTCTTTCCTCTTGCATTATTCAATAATAGACCTGAAGAAGCAGTTTTAAAAGGTGCTTCAACCTTAATGATCTTCGTTTACTACTACACAAGTCTTGGTGGAGCAGAAAACTTATCATTAGCTGCTGCAGGTTCTATATTGTTATTTATTATTGGTATAGTTTACTCAACTATTATTAGAGGGGGATTTGGAACAATAATGAGAGTATCATTAAACTTAGGAGAAAGCAATGTTTGAAACAAAATTAAAGATTCAGAAGTGATGATCAAATATCAAAATAAGAAAAAACAAAGACAAAACAGCGCAACAAGTTAGAGAAGTCTCTGCTTTTGGAATGTTACTTGGTTTATTTCTTAAATTATTGGCATTAACATTTTTTGCTCTTATTATTTTGTTCCCATTCTTCTTTATGTTGATGATTTCTTTGATGCCTGAAACTCAAGCAAAAACATTACAATCATCATTCTCAATAATTCCTAAATCATTAACTTGAACAAACTATTCAACCGCTGCTAATACAAAAGCTAATGGTAATAGTGATTATTGATCAGCATTTGCATTAACTTTTGCCAATGTTATTTTCTCGATTATAGTTAAAATATTTATTACATTATTTGCAGGTTATGCCTTCTCGCTTAAAAAGTGAAGAGGTAAAAACATATTATGAGCTATTTTAATGGGATTATTAATTTTACCTGAAGTTGCTCTTCTTTCAGGACAATATAAAGTTGTTACTGAATGAAACAATGCAATGGCACTTAAAAATAATTTCATAGGTGCTATGGTTATTATTGCTGTACCATTTGTGGCTTCAATCTTCAATGCTTTAATGTTTAAAAATGCATTTGAATCGATTCCTTCAAGAATTAAAGAAGTTGCTTTAGTCGATGGAGCTGCGGGTGCTAAATATCTGTTTAAAATAGCTATACCTATGGTTACACCAACAACTTTAACAGTGGTAATTCTAACAGCCTTAGCTGCTTGAAACTCATACTTGTGACCATCTCTTGCTCTTGGAAGCGACTACTTCATTATTTCTACATGATTATTCCATGTTGGTCGTGATGAAAGTAGTGGTGTTCCTATTATTCTTCAAAGTATTAAAATGGCTGGTGCCGTACTTGTTATTATACCAATGTTTATTTTCTACTTTGCCTTTAGAAAAAGAATTATGAATGCTATATCTCGTCAAGGAAGTACTATTAAAGGTTAGGAAGTGAAATTATGAAAAAAGCAAATATAAAAACCAAAACAATAATTTGATTAATACTCGCTATTATTGCTTTTATACTTTTAATCATATTTTCAGTTGTATTGCATAATACTATTCAAGTTTTAAAATTATCTGAATTTATTAGTTTCGACAAAGACTATCTACATGAAGCTATGTCACAATATTCATTTGCAATTGCAATAATTACATTTAGCTCAATCATAATTCTAATAGGTACTTATATTTCATATGCAGGATTCAAAAGTTGAAAATATAATGCAACTATTTAAGGAGAATAATGAATAAAAAAATGAAATTTAAAAAATTAATGTTTATTGCTGCTTCAACTTTAGCCTTAGGAGTTGCACCTGCAATTACAATGTCATGTAATTTCTATATTAAATCTAATCCATTCTTAGAATATCTTAAAGACAAATCAGAAAATTTAAGTTTTTATAAGAAAACTCCATATTGATTACAAAAAAATGCTAAAGATAAAACAAGTAATCAATTAGAATTGGCTTACAACTTTTTTGCTCCACATCATGCTAAAGTTTTACGTTACGATTCAAATGGTGCTTTCCCTTATTTAACTTCAACAAGGGAATCAACTTTATATGATTCAAACTTTAGTGAAAAAGGCATTTTTGATAACCTTTCTTATACAGAAAGTCAACAAGTTAAAAAACTTGAAGAATTTAAAAATACAAAAGAATACATTAAACAACATCCAAATGAAGTTGGCAAATACTTAACAAAATATTTTTATCAATTAACTAATAAACAAGCTGAAGATGTTTTTATGTATTACTTCAACAATACTCAATATGGTTACTACGTTTTAACGAATTATTATCGTATGTTCAAAGTTGAAAATGATTTTATTTACGATGGAAGTGAAAAACCTCTTAAAAACATTTCAACAATTTCAGACGGTACTAATAAACGTTATTTTGACATTGTTAATCTATATGCATTAGAACATTTAGGTGATTTTATTAAAGAAAATAAAAATTTAATTAATGAAAATTTTGAAGACTTTTTTATTAAATTCTTAAATGAAAGTAAAAAATATGGTCTAAGAATATCTTCAAAAAACGATAGTTTAGTAGCACAAGAAGGTATGCAAAATGCTTTTGCTCCTGATTACTATTTAAGAAATCAAGATCGTAAACAAGAAGACTTAAAGGATGCCGCATTATTTTACAAAAATGCTGATTTAAACCCTGAAGGACAAATTTATAAAGACTTTATGAAAAATCCTGTTGAGTTTATTAAAAAACATCCAAACGTTATTAAAGCTGATGCTTCAGAAACAAAAATTAATGACCGTACAAATAAAAATTACACAATTACTGTTCTTAATAAAATAAAAAGCGAAATTAATAAAATAAAAAATTATGGTGTTAATGAAGAAACCATTTTAAGAGCACTATTTACAATTTTAGAATTTCATGGATTAAAAGATTATCAACTTGGATTTGCATACAATAAAACAACTAAAAATCTTGAATTTTATTTTGAAAAATTAGTTAATAACAAATGAAAAATTTTTAGCTTATCAAACTTTTTTGATAACTTAAGAAAAAAATTCGACCGAACTAACCCAGTCGATGAAGAATTCACAAAAGATAAATTAATTACATATGATGCATTTCCATCTGATTGAACATTTGATTTACCTAACACTGTTACAAAAGATGATGTAGATAAAATGTCTATTTACTTAGAAAATGGTGTTAAAGAACTTAAATTTACATTGACAAAAATAAAACAATATTCTAATATCAAATAATCAAAAATAAATTAGGCCTTGCGCCTAATTTTTTATTTAGCCCTGTTTTATAGTGCTTTTGGTAAAAAAAGCAAACTTATTTATTCTTCTTCTTTATCATCATTTTCATCACTTAAATCTTCAATCATAGGCATATTCATTGCAACTTTATCAATGTCATAATCTTCTTTTATAATACCTTTTTTTCGTGCACTATCAATAGAATTTTGAATTCTTTTCTTTACTCTATCGACTATTTTTAATGCTCTATTTAATTCAACTCCTGTTTTATCATTTTTCTTGATACTTTGTTCAATTTTGGTATAAATATTATCTTCACTTTGACGAATAAATAAGAATGCATCTAAAAGAATGTCAATATTTTGTTTTATGTTAATTCCATAATTTGCATAAGCAATGGTTTGAATAATCATCAAAATTGTACTTGGTCCAGCCAACATAATATCATGATCTTTATTCAATGCTGAAACCAATTCATTGTCACTAACTGCTAAAGCAAAAATAGCTTCAGATGGTAGATACATAATTGCTTGCTTGGTAGTTACATTTTTAATAATGTATTTACTTTTAATACTTTTAGCTTGTTCGAGAATAACTTTTCTAAAGTTAATTTGAGCTTTAATTCTTTCTTCTTTAGAGTCTGCATCTTGATATGCATTAAAAGAATCAAGTGGAAACTTACAATCAATAGGCAAGTAACGATCATTTTGAGAGTTAGCTTCTCCATTAGGCATTTTAATAACAAAGTCAACTCTTTCGCTATTTGGGTTCATATCTTCAAAATCAACAGCAGCAGCTTCATCTAATCCTTTTTTAGCAATTTTCTTTAAATCAACTTGTGCAGCTCACAAGTCTTTTGATAAATGTTCATTCAAAATACTCTTTAAATTAAACTCACCATAATTACCGCGACTTTTTGTTCCATCAAAAGTTTTTTGTAATGAATTAACTGAATCTTGTAAGGTCTCAAAACGTACTAAATTCTTGTCAAGATTTTCCATGTTTTCTTTAATATTTTTAAAGTTTTCTTCCATCTTTTTAGCTACTTCATTTTCAAATTTTTCATCAATAGCACCTTTAATTATTTGCACTTCCTTAATTACTAAATCATCAAACGATTTCATTTTTTTGTCAATTTCTTCTCTTAAATCACTAAAGTTTTTATTAATCATGTTGAATGAATTGGCAATTTTTTCATCAACATTTTTATTGAATTTGACAAATTGACTAGACAAATCTTCAGTTATTTGATTTTTAATATTATTTGTCATTTTGTCTTGATCGATAACTTCTGTCTTATTTTTTTTATATAAGATGAAACTAACGACAATACTACTAATAGCTAAAATCATAGTCAATATTACTACAATTAGAATTCCTATTTCCATATTTTTTCTCCTTTAATTAATTGGTTTTTTAAATTATATAATTTTTAATTATATTTTGATTAAAATAACAACTTAAAAGCTCAAAAATTGCCACAATAAATATTATTTTTTTGTTTTTGCAAGACTCAAAAAGTTTTACAATTTAAAATTGTATTGATTTTAAAATCTAGAAAGAATTTATGAAAATAGTTAAATTAACTAAAAAAGAATATAAAGGTAAAGAATTCTGTGTCCAATATAAAACAAAAGGCTATTACTTTATAGAACATACTAAAAATGGATTTAGTTTTGTTTACAAAAAATTTGATCAAGAAAAAACTTTTGGTTACTGTGACAAGTTTTTTCAAGATTGATTAAATAAACCAATTTGCTATGGTGCTTTAGATGACCATAATAAGTTGCTAGGTTTTGCTGAAGGTTATTTAGAAGAGTGAAATAATCGTTTTAGAATTACTAACATTTTAGTATTTGATGAAAATAGTAGACATAGTGGTATTGGTTCTAAATTAATGAAAAAAATGATTGCAAAAGCTAAAACAACACCTGCTAGAATGATTGTTTTAGAAACTGAAACATGTAATGAAAAAGCAATAAGATTTTATCAAAAATTCAATTTTGAAGTTATTGGATTTGACTTGTATGCATATACAAATGAAGATCCAAAAGAACATGAAGTTAGAGTTGAAATGGGTTTAAAAATCTAGAAATTTTGCTATATAATAGAAATATAGTTTTTGGAGGTAAGATATGAAATTATTAGTTTTAACTCATCCAATGTTTAATGACATTGAATTAACAACAGT
The Mycoplasmopsis fermentans PG18 DNA segment above includes these coding regions:
- a CDS encoding carbohydrate ABC transporter permease; protein product: MFETKLKIQKWWSNIKIRKNKDKTAQQVREVSAFGMLLGLFLKLLALTFFALIILFPFFFMLMISLMPETQAKTLQSSFSIIPKSLTWTNYSTAANTKANGNSDYWSAFALTFANVIFSIIVKIFITLFAGYAFSLKKWRGKNILWAILMGLLILPEVALLSGQYKVVTEWNNAMALKNNFIGAMVIIAVPFVASIFNALMFKNAFESIPSRIKEVALVDGAAGAKYLFKIAIPMVTPTTLTVVILTALAAWNSYLWPSLALGSDYFIISTWLFHVGRDESSGVPIILQSIKMAGAVLVIIPMFIFYFAFRKRIMNAISRQGSTIKG
- a CDS encoding carbohydrate ABC transporter permease, whose product is MKSKNNFWAKLAIKFSWLTTFSAQKQANRKEEALAESVVEKHTPAYKPLILLVPTLLVITAFTLVPFIINIIQSFTVQNAKNGVLHNFESLFKEPKFAVGVRNSILYAIVVLPFVMMVSLLISSCIANVYRKWARGFWQTIFFLPYITNIVAVSLSFIQFFENNGLFNTIFNLGEIPWLNDKSPKAIISFYPFLAMVVQGIWSGLAFNVLIFTTAMLSVDKNLYKSASIDGIGPVKQFFTITLPSIKSTTTFLVTMGIINGIKVFPLALFNNRPEEAVLKGASTLMIFVYYYTSLGGAENLSLAAAGSILLFIIGIVYSTIIRGGFGTIMRVSLNLGESNVWNKIKDSEVMIKYQNKKKQRQNSATS
- the rmuC gene encoding DNA recombination protein RmuC — protein: MEIGILIVVILTMILAISSIVVSFILYKKNKTEVIDQDKMTNNIKNQITEDLSSQFVKFNKNVDEKIANSFNMINKNFSDLREEIDKKMKSFDDLVIKEVQIIKGAIDEKFENEVAKKMEENFKNIKENMENLDKNLVRFETLQDSVNSLQKTFDGTKSRGNYGEFNLKSILNEHLSKDLWAAQVDLKKIAKKGLDEAAAVDFEDMNPNSERVDFVIKMPNGEANSQNDRYLPIDCKFPLDSFNAYQDADSKEERIKAQINFRKVILEQAKSIKSKYIIKNVTTKQAIMYLPSEAIFALAVSDNELVSALNKDHDIMLAGPSTILMIIQTIAYANYGINIKQNIDILLDAFLFIRQSEDNIYTKIEQSIKKNDKTGVELNRALKIVDRVKKRIQNSIDSARKKGIIKEDYDIDKVAMNMPMIEDLSDENDDKEEE
- a CDS encoding GNAT family N-acetyltransferase, which gives rise to MKIVKLTKKEYKGKEFCVQYKTKGYYFIEHTKNGFSFVYKKFDQEKTFGYCDKFFQDWLNKPICYGALDDHNKLLGFAEGYLEEWNNRFRITNILVFDENSRHSGIGSKLMKKMIAKAKTTPARMIVLETETCNEKAIRFYQKFNFEVIGFDLYAYTNEDPKEHEVRVEMGLKI